One Candidatus Paceibacterota bacterium genomic window carries:
- a CDS encoding transposase: MRKQPIVTGEYHHIYNRGVDKRDIFLNRKDLDRFIESISEFNQTEIIGSIRNARKNEDKTVPKALSKVSKEPLVSFATYCLNPNHFHFVLKQLVDGGIAKFMQKLQAGYTSYFNIKNSRTGSLFQGTFKSQIISNENYFNKIIGYVNKNYQIHNIPKNKVTLSIASDYEYENNNFKIVSKEEGKRILEIFNGSRNFKKHCDEIVSIVRKERGKTSLLEEEDLPDSA; encoded by the coding sequence ATGAGAAAACAACCAATCGTTACGGGCGAGTACCACCATATTTACAATCGTGGAGTAGATAAAAGGGATATTTTTCTTAATAGGAAAGACTTAGATCGCTTTATTGAAAGTATTTCTGAATTTAATCAAACAGAAATTATCGGTAGCATAAGAAATGCAAGAAAAAATGAAGATAAGACCGTGCCTAAGGCGTTGTCTAAGGTATCCAAAGAGCCATTGGTTTCTTTTGCTACTTATTGTTTAAATCCGAATCATTTTCATTTTGTTTTAAAACAGTTAGTGGATGGAGGTATAGCTAAATTTATGCAAAAATTGCAAGCGGGATATACTTCCTACTTTAATATTAAAAATTCTCGCACAGGGTCACTTTTTCAAGGAACCTTTAAATCGCAAATCATTAGTAATGAAAATTATTTTAACAAAATCATTGGCTATGTAAATAAAAATTATCAAATTCACAATATTCCAAAAAATAAAGTAACTCTTTCGATTGCTAGTGATTACGAATACGAGAATAATAATTTTAAAATTGTTTCAAAAGAGGAAGGAAAAAGGATATTAGAAATTTTTAATGGGAGTAGAAATTTTAAAAAACATTGTGACGAAATTGTTTCAATAGTTAGAAAGGAGAGAGGAAAAACTTCTCTACTTGAAGAAGAAGATTTACCAGACAGCGCCTAA
- a CDS encoding HTH domain-containing protein, with translation MATITFKPQKITKKITAHLNDRTLDVILNRFGLTADGKKKTLEEIGKKYKITRERVRQVEEAAINLIKKSDAYKNEQAIFDELKQIVHNLGSIVAEHEFLPYISKDKNTQNHINFFLALADVFKKHREDEHFHTRYSIDDAMADKVHEALRKLYASLNDEDLIPETEMIKRFFDQMKDCSVECRDEEMAKRWLSISKTIAKNKLGEWGKASSPNIRTRGVKDYAFLVMRRHGSPMHFKEVADSISKTFGKKIHYATCHNELIKDSRFILVGRGIYALSEWGYKAGIAREVIQDILKKSGEPLSKDEVVKRVMKERYFKKNTILVNLANSKYFKKNKNGLYTVA, from the coding sequence ATGGCAACAATAACTTTTAAACCTCAAAAAATAACCAAAAAAATAACTGCACACCTTAATGATCGCACTTTGGATGTGATATTGAACCGTTTTGGTTTGACCGCTGATGGCAAGAAAAAAACTCTCGAAGAGATTGGAAAAAAATATAAAATTACAAGGGAGCGCGTTCGCCAGGTTGAAGAGGCGGCTATAAATCTTATCAAAAAATCCGATGCTTATAAAAACGAGCAAGCTATTTTTGACGAGTTAAAACAAATAGTTCATAACCTGGGGTCAATCGTTGCGGAACATGAATTCTTGCCTTATATATCTAAAGATAAGAATACTCAAAATCATATAAACTTTTTCCTAGCGCTAGCTGATGTTTTTAAAAAACATCGTGAAGATGAACATTTTCACACCCGTTATAGCATAGATGATGCCATGGCTGACAAAGTGCATGAAGCTCTTCGAAAACTTTACGCCAGTTTGAATGATGAAGATCTTATTCCAGAAACAGAAATGATAAAGAGGTTTTTTGATCAAATGAAAGATTGTTCTGTAGAATGTAGAGATGAAGAGATGGCAAAAAGATGGCTTTCTATTTCTAAAACTATTGCGAAAAATAAATTGGGGGAATGGGGCAAGGCTTCTTCGCCCAATATCCGCACCCGTGGAGTGAAAGATTATGCTTTTCTGGTGATGAGACGCCATGGTTCGCCTATGCACTTCAAGGAGGTGGCGGATTCTATTTCTAAAACTTTCGGCAAAAAAATACATTACGCAACCTGTCACAATGAGCTTATTAAAGACTCTCGCTTTATTTTGGTTGGCAGGGGAATATATGCTCTTTCTGAATGGGGCTATAAGGCAGGTATTGCCCGGGAAGTCATTCAAGATATTCTGAAAAAATCAGGAGAGCCATTATCAAAGGACGAAGTGGTCAAAAGAGTGATGAAAGAAAGATATTTCAAAAAAAATACTATTTTAGTGAATCTTGCCAATTCAAAATATTTCAAGAAAAACAAAAACGGACTTTACACTGTAGCGTAA
- the typA gene encoding translational GTPase TypA produces MEIRNIAIIAHVDHGKTTLTDALMKQNGGLQDEGVSMDSNDLEKERGITIYSKNTSIYYKDTKINIVDTPGHADFGSEVERVLRAIDSVLLLVDAAEGPMPQTRFVLKKSLELGLKPIVVINKIDKPAADPHKVHEEILELFFELGANEEQANFETIYAIGRQGKAFRHLGDESADLSPLLDLILEKVPPASVNKDGKMSAQVFNLGYDNFLGRMAVARIYSGKMISGSQVFIKGNIDGEEKIRRGKITKLFVFEGINRKEIDSATSGDIVLLAGIPDIYIGETICEDESVEILPHIAIDEPTLSLNFLVNDSPFAGLEGKFVTSRQIKERLEKELEINVGLKVDFLPAGRQVLQNQNENKSGPSFFKVYGRGELHIAILLENMRREGFEMQVSQPEVIIKEKNGVKTEPYEELVIDVPMEFSGSVIEKIGKRRGIMKDMVEKEGIARIIFDIPTRGLLGYRSEFIIDTKGEGIMSSRVTGFREYAGEIKKREYGSMISMVSGKAVAFSLANLQERGILYIGHGTDVYEGMVIGNVLKGDDMSVNPTKGKQLTNMRASGTDEAITLNPTFILSIERGLEVMNRDEYLEITPKSVRLRKRFLTEIDRARAKR; encoded by the coding sequence ATGGAAATTAGAAATATAGCAATAATAGCTCACGTGGATCATGGCAAGACGACCTTGACTGATGCATTGATGAAGCAAAATGGTGGTCTTCAAGATGAAGGAGTATCAATGGATTCAAACGATCTAGAAAAAGAGCGTGGTATTACTATTTATTCAAAAAATACTTCCATCTATTATAAAGACACAAAGATAAACATCGTAGATACTCCTGGCCACGCGGATTTCGGATCAGAAGTGGAGCGGGTTTTGCGTGCCATAGATTCCGTGTTGCTGTTGGTAGACGCAGCAGAAGGACCGATGCCGCAAACTAGATTCGTTTTAAAAAAATCTTTGGAATTAGGCCTCAAGCCCATAGTGGTTATAAATAAAATAGACAAGCCGGCAGCTGATCCGCATAAAGTGCATGAAGAAATTTTGGAGTTGTTTTTTGAATTGGGTGCAAATGAAGAGCAAGCCAATTTTGAAACGATATATGCAATTGGCAGGCAAGGGAAAGCTTTCAGGCATTTAGGCGATGAATCAGCAGATCTTTCTCCTTTATTAGATCTAATACTAGAAAAAGTTCCTCCAGCTTCTGTAAACAAAGATGGCAAAATGTCTGCGCAAGTTTTTAATTTGGGTTATGATAATTTTTTAGGAAGAATGGCAGTGGCTAGGATTTATTCCGGGAAGATGATATCAGGCAGCCAGGTTTTTATAAAAGGCAATATTGACGGCGAGGAGAAAATCCGCCGGGGGAAAATTACAAAACTTTTTGTTTTCGAGGGGATAAATAGAAAAGAAATAGATTCTGCAACTTCGGGTGATATCGTTCTTCTGGCTGGAATTCCGGATATTTATATCGGAGAAACCATATGCGAGGACGAGAGCGTAGAGATATTGCCGCACATCGCTATCGATGAGCCGACTCTTTCTCTTAATTTTTTAGTAAATGATTCTCCTTTTGCAGGTCTTGAAGGCAAGTTTGTCACTTCAAGACAAATCAAAGAAAGATTAGAAAAAGAATTAGAGATCAACGTCGGGCTCAAGGTTGATTTCCTGCCTGCCGGCAGGCAGGTTCTCCAGAACCAAAACGAAAATAAGTCAGGCCCCTCATTTTTTAAAGTATATGGCAGAGGAGAATTGCACATCGCAATACTGCTTGAAAATATGAGAAGAGAAGGTTTTGAAATGCAAGTTTCTCAACCAGAAGTTATTATAAAAGAAAAGAATGGCGTGAAGACAGAACCTTATGAAGAGCTAGTGATCGATGTTCCGATGGAATTTTCCGGAAGCGTTATAGAGAAAATTGGCAAAAGACGAGGCATCATGAAAGACATGGTAGAAAAAGAAGGTATTGCTAGAATTATTTTTGACATACCGACACGCGGACTTTTGGGATATCGCAGCGAGTTTATCATAGACACTAAAGGGGAAGGGATAATGAGTTCAAGAGTTACAGGATTTAGAGAATATGCAGGAGAGATAAAAAAGAGGGAATACGGTTCTATGATTTCGATGGTTTCTGGCAAAGCGGTAGCCTTTTCTCTTGCAAACTTACAAGAACGTGGTATACTGTATATAGGTCATGGTACGGATGTTTATGAAGGGATGGTGATTGGTAACGTTCTTAAAGGAGACGACATGTCTGTCAATCCTACAAAAGGAAAACAGCTTACCAATATGCGAGCTTCTGGTACTGATGAAGCGATAACCTTAAATCCTACTTTTATTTTAAGTATCGAACGAGGTCTGGAGGTGATGAATAGAGATGAATACTTGGAAATTACGCCCAAATCCGTCAGACTTCGCAAGAGATTTTTGACGGAAATTGATCGAGCTAGGGCAAAAAGATAA
- a CDS encoding HAMP domain-containing sensor histidine kinase translates to MEKLYKQFEESVTKWKASLKDDEFFIARLRLTFYYSITAIVILGSASITLYNTILSNFSQSILDNIFLDVNTANLIINRTQNILLNRFLTIDGIIIILVIVLGFLLTYKTLEPIKSNMQKQKRFIADASHELRTPTAVVISGLEVALNNKKLDFTLAKKTLEDTLDEMREFSKLSNTLLDISKYDVPKCVECEPLDISKLLKFILEKSENLASSKEIAFEKKIMEPPVTILGNKVELSRLFYNILDNAIKYTPPKGNISVSDKIISNKYVVTISDSGVGIPKSIIERIFDPFFRGDKARNADGAGLGLTLSKKIVENHKGTISIKSQENKGTSVTISLPISEASFPISSF, encoded by the coding sequence ATGGAAAAATTATACAAACAATTCGAGGAGTCGGTTACAAAATGGAAGGCTAGCTTGAAAGACGATGAATTTTTCATAGCGCGGCTCAGGCTTACTTTTTATTATTCGATTACGGCAATCGTAATTTTAGGCAGTGCCAGTATTACGCTTTATAACACGATCCTTTCGAATTTTTCTCAATCGATTTTAGACAATATCTTTTTAGATGTGAATACCGCTAATTTGATTATCAATAGAACTCAAAATATATTGTTAAATCGTTTTTTGACGATAGATGGCATTATAATAATTTTGGTTATCGTCTTAGGATTTTTGCTTACTTATAAAACATTGGAACCGATCAAATCCAATATGCAAAAACAAAAGAGATTTATCGCGGATGCTTCTCATGAACTTCGTACCCCCACGGCAGTGGTCATCTCGGGGCTTGAAGTCGCTTTGAATAATAAAAAATTAGATTTCACTTTGGCAAAAAAAACTCTCGAAGATACTTTGGACGAGATGAGGGAATTTTCAAAACTCAGCAATACTTTGCTCGATATATCAAAATATGATGTGCCTAAATGCGTGGAATGCGAACCCCTTGATATAAGCAAATTATTAAAATTTATTTTAGAAAAAAGTGAGAATCTAGCTTCTAGTAAAGAGATTGCTTTTGAGAAAAAAATAATGGAACCTCCGGTAACTATACTAGGAAATAAAGTCGAACTCAGCCGGTTATTTTATAATATTTTAGATAACGCCATCAAATATACTCCTCCCAAAGGAAATATTTCCGTATCGGACAAAATTATTTCAAATAAATATGTTGTAACTATAAGCGATAGCGGGGTAGGCATTCCCAAAAGTATTATTGAAAGAATCTTCGATCCATTCTTTAGGGGAGACAAGGCAAGGAATGCGGACGGCGCAGGATTGGGACTTACTTTATCAAAAAAAATTGTTGAGAATCACAAAGGAACGATTTCCATAAAAAGTCAGGAAAACAAAGGCACAAGCGTCACGATTTCCCTACCTATCAGCGAAGCGAGTTTTCCTATTTCTTCATTTTAA
- a CDS encoding response regulator transcription factor, with protein sequence MKILVVEDNKKLAENLKQGLIQEGYAVDVIGDGLIAERRILFNRDEYDLVILDRMLPGKDGVIISNNWRENGVVVPVLMLTALDTIDDKVVGLNAGADDYLAKPFAFKELLARVHALLRRPKQSFSDILTLGEIRINTASRTVTYKNKIISLTLKEFMVLEYLMRNKNKVVTRDELYSHAWDFADSSFSNTVDVHIKNLRKKIKDNGKIIQTIRGVGYKMEG encoded by the coding sequence ATGAAAATATTAGTTGTTGAGGATAATAAAAAATTAGCTGAAAATTTGAAACAGGGTTTAATCCAAGAAGGGTACGCTGTTGACGTCATAGGAGATGGTTTGATCGCGGAACGTCGAATATTATTCAATCGCGATGAGTATGATCTTGTAATTCTAGACAGGATGCTCCCTGGCAAGGATGGAGTTATTATTTCTAATAATTGGCGGGAGAATGGTGTCGTGGTTCCTGTGCTGATGCTTACAGCACTAGATACTATTGATGATAAGGTCGTCGGCCTCAATGCAGGAGCGGATGATTATTTGGCAAAGCCGTTTGCTTTCAAAGAACTTCTCGCTCGAGTTCACGCGCTTTTGCGGCGTCCCAAACAATCTTTCTCTGATATACTTACCTTGGGAGAGATCCGCATCAACACAGCCAGCAGAACGGTAACTTATAAAAACAAAATTATTTCTCTTACGCTCAAGGAATTTATGGTGCTTGAATATCTGATGCGCAATAAAAATAAAGTAGTCACCCGTGATGAGCTTTATTCGCATGCATGGGATTTTGCAGATTCATCGTTTAGCAACACAGTGGATGTGCATATAAAAAATCTAAGAAAAAAAATTAAGGACAATGGAAAAATTATACAAACAATTCGAGGAGTCGGTTACAAAATGGAAGGCTAG
- a CDS encoding AAA family ATPase translates to MPPLNKFTTKAKDAIKKAHELAIERGVNHVSSLHLLGALLLQEESMVNSILDKLEIDTILLTDSVLELIESPESRNTISPSYQIYLNPDLAQVIEQSAKLAEFMKDDFVSTEHLFIAILEVMSEARETLARFRIHKDQVMKVLEELRSQNITDVTEPKKFKLLMKYTRNLTKLAREDKLDPVIGRDNEITRIMQILSRRTKNNPILIGEAGTGKTAIAEGLAQLIAKNNTPESLKDKEVVSLDLGMLVAGTKYRGEFEERLKGLMKEIERSAGKIILFIDEIHTIVGAGGAEGTMDASNMLKPALARGELRAIGATTLREYQKHIEKDPALARRFQPVYIDEPSVEDATAILRGLKERYELFHGIRITDDAIVAAVNLSSRYITNRFLPDKAVDLIDEASSSLKIMLENKPPILEDANKKTMRLEIEKEALKKEISSFNGEEKQKGKGQEKNNEIKNRIKEIDKEIGNLSEKTKELELKWQNEKTIVSEIRDIKKELESIRLEAEGAEMKADLTLAAELRYGKIPMLQKELDVKLARLKKLQKSRRILKEEITAEDIAEVVARWTGIPLTKMLEEEREKLEKMEAELKKRVVGQDNAISRVADVIRRSRAGIGDPNRPIGSFIFLGPSGVGKTELTKALGQFMFNDESAVIRVDMSEYTERHSMSKLIGSPPGYVGYDEAGQLTEAVRHRPYAVILFDEIEKAHPEVFNMLLQVIDEGRLTDGKGRVVNFKNTIIILTSNIGSQFVEKMESIGFSNNSQKQDYGNMKEKVTEALKDNFRPEFLNRLDEIIVFDVLSETALKQIVNLRIKVVVDRLKAKGINFEISDGALSYLSKEGYNPHYGARPLNRLIQNKILNAVASYIISNKVSKGDTVFVSEKNNEIVVETKKTKIKSPIRVRTRSSV, encoded by the coding sequence ATGCCACCATTAAATAAATTTACAACTAAAGCCAAAGATGCCATTAAAAAAGCCCACGAGCTAGCTATTGAACGCGGGGTAAACCATGTGTCTTCCTTGCATTTGCTTGGCGCGCTCTTGCTCCAAGAAGAGTCCATGGTGAATTCTATTTTAGATAAATTGGAAATTGATACGATACTTTTGACCGACTCGGTTTTAGAATTGATTGAGTCGCCGGAATCGCGAAACACCATTTCACCTTCGTATCAGATTTATCTCAATCCTGATTTAGCGCAAGTCATAGAACAATCAGCGAAACTGGCAGAATTTATGAAAGATGATTTCGTTTCAACCGAACATCTTTTTATCGCAATTCTCGAAGTCATGAGTGAAGCTCGCGAGACTTTGGCGCGATTTAGAATTCACAAAGATCAAGTAATGAAGGTCTTAGAGGAGCTTCGCAGTCAAAACATTACGGATGTAACTGAGCCAAAAAAATTCAAATTATTGATGAAATATACCCGCAATTTGACCAAGCTGGCAAGGGAAGACAAGCTGGACCCGGTTATTGGCCGAGACAATGAAATCACTCGCATAATGCAGATTCTTTCGCGCCGAACAAAAAATAACCCTATCTTGATTGGAGAAGCGGGGACAGGAAAAACCGCTATAGCGGAAGGGTTGGCGCAATTAATCGCAAAAAATAATACGCCTGAATCCTTGAAGGACAAAGAAGTCGTTTCTCTTGACTTGGGAATGCTCGTGGCCGGTACAAAGTATCGCGGAGAGTTTGAGGAGAGATTGAAAGGTTTAATGAAAGAGATCGAGAGATCGGCTGGAAAAATAATTCTTTTTATTGATGAGATTCACACTATCGTCGGTGCAGGCGGAGCAGAAGGCACCATGGATGCTTCGAATATGTTGAAGCCGGCGCTAGCGCGCGGAGAATTGCGGGCTATCGGCGCAACAACTTTGCGTGAATATCAAAAACACATAGAAAAAGATCCCGCTTTAGCTCGCCGTTTCCAGCCTGTCTATATCGATGAACCCAGCGTAGAAGATGCGACTGCAATTCTTCGTGGGTTAAAAGAAAGATACGAACTTTTTCATGGAATACGAATTACTGATGATGCCATCGTGGCTGCCGTCAATCTTTCTTCTCGTTACATTACAAATAGATTTTTACCTGACAAAGCTGTGGATTTGATTGACGAGGCTTCTTCCTCATTAAAGATAATGCTAGAAAACAAACCGCCGATTTTAGAAGATGCCAATAAAAAGACAATGCGTTTGGAAATTGAAAAAGAAGCTTTGAAGAAAGAGATCAGCTCTTTTAATGGAGAAGAAAAGCAAAAAGGAAAAGGACAAGAAAAAAATAATGAAATAAAAAATAGAATTAAAGAAATTGATAAAGAAATAGGCAATCTGTCCGAGAAGACAAAAGAGCTCGAATTAAAATGGCAGAATGAAAAAACAATCGTGTCTGAAATCAGAGATATAAAGAAAGAGCTTGAGAGCATCCGCTTAGAAGCTGAAGGCGCAGAAATGAAAGCGGATCTTACTTTAGCGGCTGAATTGCGCTATGGGAAAATACCTATGCTTCAAAAAGAGCTGGATGTAAAACTTGCCCGATTAAAGAAATTGCAAAAATCCCGCAGAATTTTGAAAGAAGAAATTACGGCTGAAGATATAGCCGAGGTGGTAGCTCGTTGGACAGGGATACCACTTACAAAGATGCTTGAAGAAGAACGTGAAAAACTTGAAAAAATGGAGGCTGAATTAAAGAAAAGAGTCGTGGGACAGGATAATGCTATCTCGCGCGTAGCTGATGTTATTCGCCGTTCTCGCGCCGGTATCGGAGACCCGAATCGTCCGATAGGTTCTTTTATTTTTTTAGGTCCATCAGGTGTGGGTAAGACAGAGCTCACAAAAGCGCTCGGGCAATTTATGTTCAATGACGAAAGTGCCGTTATTCGTGTAGATATGTCTGAATACACCGAGAGACATTCTATGTCCAAGCTTATCGGATCTCCGCCAGGCTACGTGGGTTATGATGAGGCTGGTCAGTTGACCGAAGCTGTTCGGCATCGCCCGTATGCGGTGATCCTTTTCGATGAAATTGAAAAAGCTCATCCAGAAGTTTTCAATATGCTTTTACAAGTGATTGATGAAGGAAGATTGACTGACGGCAAAGGAAGGGTAGTAAACTTTAAAAATACTATTATAATTTTGACTTCTAATATTGGTTCGCAATTTGTTGAAAAAATGGAATCAATTGGATTCTCTAATAACTCTCAAAAACAAGATTATGGCAACATGAAAGAAAAAGTTACAGAGGCTTTAAAGGATAATTTCCGTCCAGAATTTTTGAATCGCTTGGATGAAATTATTGTTTTTGATGTTTTGTCGGAAACCGCTCTAAAACAAATAGTTAATTTGCGAATCAAAGTCGTAGTGGATCGACTAAAAGCTAAAGGAATAAATTTTGAAATTTCCGACGGAGCGCTTTCTTACTTGTCGAAAGAAGGCTATAACCCGCATTATGGGGCTAGACCGCTGAACCGTTTGATTCAAAATAAAATTTTGAACGCAGTCGCGTCTTATATTATTTCAAACAAAGTTTCCAAAGGGGATACAGTGTTTGTTTCTGAGAAAAATAACGAGATCGTCGTCGAAACTAAAAAAACAAAAATCAAAAGCCCGATCCGAGTACGAACCAGATCCTCAGTATAA
- a CDS encoding cysteine desulfurase family protein, which translates to MPKSNEIYLDYAASASANSSSVHRAGVEAKIKLQNSRKEVSDILGARPEEIIFTSGGTESNNLAIQGVVWAWFEKAYGGNFSVRRNCLRMPHIVTTNIEHPSVLETCKLLAERKLAEITIVPVEANGIVDPKKIKKEIKKNTVLVSVMYANNEIGTIQPIKEIAKAIKHWKNLTRFQHPLLNKERVGERCIFPLFHTDAVQAVNYLDLNVERLGIDLLSLSGSKIQESGRVGVLYKKKTIKLAKVFGGGDQEGGIRPGTENLPEILKFSCALKSAQNIKEQESKRLEKLRNYFMERLRTLDVRKSDVQRPQGYIINGDLKNRLPNNVNVTFPKIPSDLLVIELSAKGIMTSAKSACKSGESGGSYVIKAIRQAQYQGFPLVKLAKGNPWYDDTGGVRFSLGRDTTKEDIDYTIKVLVKILTKLKKWYH; encoded by the coding sequence ATGCCTAAATCAAATGAAATATATCTAGATTATGCCGCCAGCGCGTCGGCAAACTCTAGTTCTGTACATAGGGCTGGGGTAGAAGCAAAAATTAAACTTCAAAATTCACGGAAAGAAGTTTCTGATATTTTGGGCGCTAGACCAGAAGAAATAATTTTTACAAGTGGTGGTACAGAAAGCAACAATCTTGCAATACAGGGAGTAGTGTGGGCTTGGTTTGAAAAAGCATACGGAGGCAATTTCTCCGTACGGAGGAATTGCCTCCGTATGCCGCATATTGTAACAACTAACATAGAGCATCCATCGGTTCTTGAGACTTGCAAGTTGTTAGCAGAAAGAAAGCTGGCAGAAATAACGATCGTACCAGTCGAAGCAAATGGAATAGTAGATCCAAAAAAAATAAAAAAAGAAATAAAAAAAAATACTGTACTTGTTTCGGTAATGTATGCGAATAATGAAATAGGGACAATACAGCCAATAAAAGAAATTGCAAAGGCAATTAAGCATTGGAAGAACCTCACCCGCTTTCAGCACCCTCTCCTTAATAAGGAGAGGGTTGGGGAGAGGTGTATTTTCCCGCTCTTCCATACGGATGCAGTACAAGCGGTAAATTATCTAGATCTAAACGTGGAGAGATTGGGTATAGATTTGCTTTCACTTTCCGGCTCAAAGATACAGGAATCTGGCAGAGTCGGAGTTCTTTATAAAAAGAAAACGATTAAGCTTGCGAAGGTGTTCGGCGGGGGAGATCAAGAAGGAGGAATTCGTCCAGGCACGGAAAATTTGCCGGAGATTTTAAAATTTTCCTGTGCATTAAAATCAGCGCAAAATATTAAAGAACAAGAAAGCAAACGCTTGGAAAAACTTCGTAATTATTTTATGGAGAGGTTGCGGACGTTGGACGTCCGAAAATCGGACGTCCAACGTCCGCAAGGTTATATAATTAATGGAGATTTGAAAAATAGATTGCCGAATAATGTAAATGTAACATTTCCAAAAATTCCGAGCGATCTATTAGTGATTGAACTTTCTGCAAAGGGGATAATGACGTCGGCCAAGAGCGCGTGCAAGAGCGGGGAAAGCGGAGGATCTTATGTAATCAAAGCAATTCGTCAAGCACAATACCAAGGGTTCCCCTTGGTAAAACTTGCCAAGGGGAACCCTTGGTATGATGATACTGGTGGAGTGCGTTTTTCTTTAGGCAGAGATACAACAAAAGAGGATATTGATTATACTATAAAAGTTTTAGTAAAAATTTTGACTAAACTAAAAAAATGGTATCATTAG
- a CDS encoding DUF4446 family protein codes for MNTKLQIVFFILIGIIILLGIVWVIVTEKRLKRFFLGKKAKDLEDNIISLENNIAELNKTKDAMHKDIAGINTKLKKSIRGLETIRFNPFPDQGSNQSFAIGMLNEENDGLVISSLYSRERMSVFAKPIKNGKSEYELTAEEKEVLKKAQI; via the coding sequence ATGAACACAAAGCTTCAAATTGTTTTTTTTATTTTGATTGGCATTATTATTCTACTCGGAATCGTTTGGGTTATCGTTACAGAAAAGCGCTTAAAAAGATTTTTCCTTGGCAAGAAAGCAAAAGATTTGGAAGACAACATCATTTCATTAGAAAATAATATAGCCGAATTAAATAAAACGAAGGACGCGATGCATAAAGATATCGCCGGAATAAACACTAAACTTAAAAAAAGCATTCGCGGACTGGAGACAATACGTTTCAATCCTTTTCCTGATCAAGGCAGTAATCAAAGTTTTGCTATTGGAATGCTTAATGAAGAAAATGACGGTTTGGTGATTTCAAGTTTATATTCTCGCGAACGAATGAGCGTATTTGCCAAGCCCATCAAAAATGGAAAATCCGAGTACGAACTCACAGCTGAGGAAAAAGAAGTTTTGAAAAAAGCCCAAATATAA